A DNA window from Patagioenas fasciata isolate bPatFas1 chromosome 1, bPatFas1.hap1, whole genome shotgun sequence contains the following coding sequences:
- the TMEM168 gene encoding transmembrane protein 168: MCRSLRYCVSHCLYAAMTKLEEANREVNMHSSVRYLGYLARINVLVAICMGLYVRWEKRADALILVIFILGLFVLGIASILYYYFSMETASLSLSNLWFGFLLGLLCFLNNSAFKTDVKEEATKYLLLSAIVLRILCALVERICGCVHHRPTLLTTIEVLELVGFAIASTTMLVERTMSIILLVIALAMLIIDLRMKSFLAIPNLAIFGAIASLLFFPSLQIPTNPFALACFFSSLISDPLLDVYFSGLSVTERWKPYLYRGKICRRLSVISVGVIELIFFILAAFKLRDLDLWYFVIPGFSIFGIFWMICHVIFFITLWGFHTKLNDCHKVYYTHRAENNSLDRVMASKGMRHFCLISERLVFFSLVATAVLGAVSWQSTNGIFMSAFLIVLPLESMAHGLFHELGNCLGGTCVGYAVVIPTNFCSPDGQPTLLPPEHVQELNLRSTGMLNAIQRFFAYHMIETYGCDYSTSGLTFDTLHSKIKSFLELRTADGPRHDTYILYYSGHSHGTGEWALAGGDALRLDTLLEWWREKNGTVCSRLIIVLDCENSQPWVKEVRKVNDQYVAVQGAEMARVVDIEEADPPQLGDFTRQWVEYNCNPDNNISWSEKGRTVKAVYGVSKRWSDYTLHLPTGSDVAKHWMMYFPRVTYPLVHLANWFCGLNLFWVCKACFRCLRRFKMSWFLPTVLDTGQGFKLVKS; the protein is encoded by the exons ATGTGTAGGTCACTGCGTTACTGTGTTAGTCATTGTCTCTATGCAGCAATGACAAAGCTGGAAGAAGCAAACAGAGAAGTGAACATGCACTCATCAGTCAGATACCTTGGTTATCTTGCCAGAATCAACGTACTGGTTGCCATTTGCATGGGCCTTTATGTCAGATGGGAAAAAAGGGCAGATGCACTGATTTTGGTAATATttattttggggctttttgttcttGGAATTGCCAGCATACTGTACTACTATTTCTCAATGGAAACAGCAAGTTTGAGTCTCTCCaatctttggtttggttttctgcttGGCCTTCTCTGTTTTCTAAACAATTCTGCCTTCAAAACAGATGTGAAAGAAGAAGCTACTAAATATTTGCTCCTCTCTGCCATTGTTTTAAGGATATTATGTGCACTTGTCGAGCGGATTTGTGGTTGCGTCCATCATCGACCAACTCTGCTGACAACAATTGAAGTTTTGGAGCTAGTTGGATTTGCAATTGCCAGCACAACTATGCTGGTAGAAAGAACTATGAGTATTATTCTGCTGGTCATCGCTTTGGCCATGTTGATTATTGACTTACGTATGAAGTCTTTTTTGGCAATTCCAAATTTGGCAATTTTTGGAGCCATTGCatccttacttttttttccatcattgcaAATCCCCACGAACCCCTTTGCCTTGGCATGTTTCTTCAGCTCCCTGATTTCAGATCCGCTTCTTGATGTTTACTTCAGTGGACTTTCAGTAACTGAACGATGGAAGCCCTACTTGTACCGTGGTAAAATTTGCAGAAGGCTTTCTGTCATCTCAGTTGGAGTCATTGAACTAATCTTTTTCATTCTTGCAGCCTTTAAACTCCGTGATTTGGATCTCTGGTATTTTGTGATACCTGGGTTTTCTATTTTTGGAATTTTCTGGATGATCtgtcatgtaattttttttataacTCTTTGGGGGTTTCACACAAAACTGAATGACTGTCACAAGGTATACTATACCCACCGTGCAGAAAACAACAGCCTTGACAGAGTTATGGCATCTAAAGGAATGCGTCACTTCTGCTTAATTTCGGAACGGCTAGTATTTTTCAGCCTTGTCGCAACTGCTGTTTTGGGAGCTGTTTCTTGGCAG tcaACCAATGGGATTTTCATGAGTGCATTTCTCATCGTTTTACCTCTGGAGTCCATGGCTCATGGGCTTTTCCATGAGCTGGGAAACTGCTTGGGAGGAACATGTGTCGGGTATGCTGTTGTGATTCCCACAAACTTTTGCAG tcCTGATGGCCAGCCaactcttcttccacctgagcaTGTACAAGAGTTAAATCTGAGGTCTACTGGCATGCTAAATGCCATCCAAAGATTTTTTGCATATCACATGATTGAGACATATGGTTGCGACTACTCTACAAGCGGACTGACCTTTGATACCCTTCATTCCAAGATCAAGTCTTTTCTTGAGCTTCGGACAGCAGATGGACCCAGACATGACACCTACATATTATATTACAGCGGTCACTCACATGGCACTGGTGAATGGGCACTGGCAG GAGGTGATGCTTTACGACTTGACACGCTTCTGGagtggtggagagaaaaaaacgGCACTGTTTGTTCTCGACTCATCATCGTTTTGGACTGTGAGAACTCTCAGCCTTGGGTTAAAGAAGTAAGAAAAGTAAATGACCAATATGTTGCTGTGCAAGGGGCAGAAATGGCCAGGGTTGTGGACATAGAGGAAGCAGACCCTCCACAGCTCGGTGACTTCACCAGGCAATGGGTTGAGTACAACTGTAACCCCGACAACAACATCAGCTGGTCCGAAAAGGGCCGCACGGTGAAAGCGGTGTACGGTGTGTCAAAGCGCTGGAGCGACTACACTTTGCATCTGCCAACGGGAAGCGATGTTGCCAAACACTGGATGATGTACTTCCCACGTGTCACCTACCCATTAGTACATTTGGCAAACTGGTTTTGTGGTCTCAATCTGTTCTGGGTCTGTAAAGCATGCTTTAGGTGCTTGAGAAGATTCAAAATGAGTTGGTTTCTTCCCACAGTGCTGGACACAGGACAGGGTTTCAAACTCGTCAAATCCTAA